The following DNA comes from Nitrosopumilus sp..
TTATTTTCAGTATCAAAGTCAGTATCCAAACCATTTAGAACCATTACCATCTCATCAGCTAGTTCTCTACCCTCTTTTGGATCAACTATGAATACGCCGTACAATCCGTGCACAATGTGCTCTTCAAGCGGCATTACATGGCAGTGATACGGATGAACACCAGCTGGTCCTGCAATGAATTCATAAGTGAATTGTCCCCCTCCACCGCCAACTATCTCAAAGACGCCATCCATTTCAGCAGGATGTATTCCATGAAAGTGCATGGTGTGTTGTTTTGAGCCATTGTTTATGAAGTGTACACGGACTGTATCTCCTTCGGTTGCACGGATTGTAGGTCCTGGAACACTTCCATTAAACGTCCAAGCATTGTAAAAAACACCTGGAGATACCTCCATGATCTTGTCATCCTCTGCAACAATTGTGTATTCTCGTAGTGTTGTGCCGTCTGGTAATGTTGATGTTACACCATAATCAAAATCCCTTAGATATTCCATTGGATCAAACTCCATGGTAGATTCAACGTATAGCGGATCTATTATCTCGCCTGTAGTCTTTACAAATCCTCCTGAATGAGTAACAAAGACCTTTTCTTCTGATTGCGCTGTGATGACTTCGGGAAACACAAAGAAAATTGAAGATATTGCTGTAACTGCAATTAAAGAAAAGATCATAATTGATCGCGAATTAAAAGATGATTTCATACGGATATTTCCTTACTTTCTTTCATGAATATAAATTTAGCCTAGGCTAACTTTTTTAGCCTTACGCAAATTTATAGTAAAATGCACTAAAAGTAGTTTTTTATAAATTTAAAAACCAAATTTCCTAAATTCAGAGAGCAGATGAGGCTTTGATTTTAAAAACAATATGAATTTTCTGAGTTGTTTTGTTGTTTTTGGATTTAAGTGGTGTTCTATTCCTTCTACATCCTGATTTGCAGTGGAGTTGTCTATTCCTAGTATCTCAAAGAATTCCAATAGATCACTGTGCTTTTGCCTTATCTCACTTGCGATGCTTTCTCCCAGAGGAGTCAGCTTTAACCCCTGATATTTGGTATAATCGATGTACTTGTCTTCATCTAGTCTTCGTAACATCTTGGTAACACTGGGTGGACTAACGTTCATGTAGTTTGAGATATCCAATGGCGTTGCATATCCTTTGAGTTCTATGAGTTCAGAGATTACTTCCAAGTAATCCTCCATTCTGGTTGTGAATTTTGAACTTTTTTGTCCATGAACTCGTTTTATGGATTCTAGTCGTTCTCCTTCCTTGTGTGGTTTTTCAGTCAAGAAATCAATCAAGATTACTTGATTTGCTTAGATTTTTAATTTATCTATTTTACAATTAAAATTTAGTTTCCATGAAACTATAATTATTCATAATGAATTCAACGTGAGCATGAAAATTATTCTCTTGCAACTACCTCATATCCAGCCTTACCAAAGTTATGGGTTACCTGGATGTATGGACAATCGTCGTAATTTTGAGTAAATTCTGTCATTTTATTCTTGTGCTCTCTTTTTCAAGTTTTTTTGTGTGTTGTATCTTGTATTTTAGAATGTTCTGAGCTAACGGATTATTTGTAAGAACTTCTGACAAAGTAACTTGTTAATTTGTGGTGGTGCAATTATTAATTTGTGCATAACTGGTCTGAACTGAAATGCCCAAGATAATTGTAAGAACAAGAATGTAATTAAACTAGATAGAGAAGACGACGTTAAAATTAATGTCAATCCGAAAAATTATGTTTCTAGTGCAAATTATTAGAAAATGGTATATGAACTATTGAAATAATCTGTAAATCCAGAAATTATTACTTCAACTTTATTGTGATTTCTTCTCCATTTCCAATGGGTGTTGTTATAGTTCGAAGTTTTGGATTTTTCTTAAGATAATCTGAGAATTTTTTCATATCTTGTTTATATTTTTCAGGATATAACATATTGTCTGTAACAATCACTCCTCCAACAGATACCATCGGCAAGATCAAATCGAAATATTCGATGACATTTTCCTTGTCGGCATCAATTAGTACAAAATCAAAAAAATATTTGTATTCTTTTTGTAAACTTAATTCTCTTAGTATCTGTATTGCCAATCCTTCTTTGACAGTAATCATATCTGCAATTCCAGCTTTTTGAAAATTCTCCTTTGCTCTTTTTATCTTGTTTGGATTTTGTTCAATTGTAATGATTTGACCTGATTGCTCATAAATTGCCTCTGCGCACCATATGGTAGAATACCCTGTCGACATTCCAACTTCAAGCATATTTTTTACATTTTTTAGACGTAAAATCATGTTTAGTAACTCTCCAGTCTCTTTTGTAATTGCAAGCATTCTATCTTCAGGAGCAACATTAACTTTTCTTAATTTTTCTAGTGTTGATTGTTTTTCTAATTTTTCAAGTATATTTGAAATGGATTTTATCATGCAGTATTTGAGTATTTGAAAGAATTTAATCATTCTTCATATATTACAATGTTGACTTCATTCAAATTTGATTATTTCAGGAATAGATAACATCTTTTTACTTTATCTCCATTTGAAATCATAGAAATTACAAACCGTAACAATCAAAAAATTAATTATGCATGAAAATAAGATATTCTAAATGGGAAAAGGAGTCATAATAGGAATAATAATTGGGATTGCTATTACAGGATTAATTTTGACTTATACCAACACATTTGAAGTATTAAGACCTGAAGTTGAATCATCAGTTGACACTGCAAAGGATACAATATCAAAGATAGACGGGAAAGACGTAGTAAAAAAGGCCGAAGAGGCATCAAACAAAATTAAAGAAGTAGCAGACAAAATTAAGATAACAGATCCCTAAATCACAAGAATATATCTAAAACCTGTTACTCTGAGACCAAGATGTTTTCAGGCGAGTTCATCATGATATAGACATAGTTATCTAACGACTTTATGGTATAGGTTTTCATCTAGATATAAACATCAAAGAAAAAAATTATGATATCATAGTAGAAGTAGATGGTAAGACAATATTTTCATCGTACAGAGAGGATAAATCAGAAAACAAACTCGTATTCTTTTGACATGATTCCAAATGTCACAAAATCATAAAGCTATTATGGCGAGGTTACAAATAAGTCACTGTTTGAATTACTGAGAAAAAGCAATTCAAGACTATGATGAATTGATTATGTGGAATTAGACATCAATACAATGCGGCTATATTTAAAACAGATAAAAAATAATCCGAAATACATTCTAGAATAATACATAGATAAAATATCTAACAAATTTAAATCTCAATTATATTATCGCAAGAGCGACACTTTACAATGACTTTTTCACCAGGCAGTCTAATGAATCTCTTTGAGCCACATTTTGGGCAAATAGGGCAAGATCGTGCGGGTTTCATCAATGATCAGTTGGTTTTGTATCAGTTTGAGATATTACTGTTAATCTGTTTTTTGCATTAATTTTTGTAAGCAACTCATAAACTGCATTTGGAACAAGTTCTTTCCAATTATCATTCATTTTTATCATATTGCGAATTTTGGTTGCATTAAATTGTGGCCTATCCAAAAAGACAGGTTTGACTACATCGATACCAGAATCAGACAAGAGCATGGAAACATAATCATTCCCACTGTAAACTTTATCAAAATATGGTAGTGTGGATTTTAGATAAGAT
Coding sequences within:
- a CDS encoding multicopper oxidase domain-containing protein, producing MIFSLIAVTAISSIFFVFPEVITAQSEEKVFVTHSGGFVKTTGEIIDPLYVESTMEFDPMEYLRDFDYGVTSTLPDGTTLREYTIVAEDDKIMEVSPGVFYNAWTFNGSVPGPTIRATEGDTVRVHFINNGSKQHTMHFHGIHPAEMDGVFEIVGGGGGQFTYEFIAGPAGVHPYHCHVMPLEEHIVHGLYGVFIVDPKEGRELADEMVMVLNGLDTDFDTENNFYAANTIPFYYQHHPIQIKTNELIRVYVVNMVEFDPINNFHLHGNLYKYYPTGTDLVPSFYTDMITLSQTERGIMEFEYQYPGKYLFHAHKVEFSEKGWVGIFLVSDDDSDSLQETSPTTGDTIEYGT
- a CDS encoding transcriptional regulator; protein product: MTEKPHKEGERLESIKRVHGQKSSKFTTRMEDYLEVISELIELKGYATPLDISNYMNVSPPSVTKMLRRLDEDKYIDYTKYQGLKLTPLGESIASEIRQKHSDLLEFFEILGIDNSTANQDVEGIEHHLNPKTTKQLRKFILFLKSKPHLLSEFRKFGF
- a CDS encoding O-methyltransferase; this translates as MIKSISNILEKLEKQSTLEKLRKVNVAPEDRMLAITKETGELLNMILRLKNVKNMLEVGMSTGYSTIWCAEAIYEQSGQIITIEQNPNKIKRAKENFQKAGIADMITVKEGLAIQILRELSLQKEYKYFFDFVLIDADKENVIEYFDLILPMVSVGGVIVTDNMLYPEKYKQDMKKFSDYLKKNPKLRTITTPIGNGEEITIKLK
- a CDS encoding nicotinamide-nucleotide adenylyltransferase, giving the protein MRGLMMGRFQPFHLGHLNLVTQILNECDEVIIAITSSQFNYLEKDPFTAGERIEMIHNSLKDASLDLNNIFIVSLENQFNIATWASYLKSTLPYFDKVYSGNDYVSMLLSDSGIDVVKPVFLDRPQFNATKIRNMIKMNDNWKELVPNAVYELLTKINAKNRLTVISQTDTKPTDH